In the genome of Oncorhynchus nerka isolate Pitt River linkage group LG4, Oner_Uvic_2.0, whole genome shotgun sequence, the window ATGGCAGAAAAATCTCAACATTTACCTAAAATTTACCCTACAAATAGCACTGTTGGGAGATTTGGAAAGCAATAGTAAATCTATCAACAACATAATACTTTTTGTAAAAATATTAATCTTTAACTTACAATCTGTAGATACTGTGCGATTAGAAAGGTTCAGAATttatgtgaaacatcacagcacagttgaaaaatatacgGCACATGGAAATCATAAGAGGGCAATTTAAGGAAATAGGtgagatggactgagagtagctgaggggtgggtttaaaAGCTCATGCTCTATAATAGCTGACTAAAAACACAATACATAATGTATAGCGTATGCGTTTGGGTACCTTCTATCTGAATGTGATGTATGTCAACTATGTAACTACTGtaaagaaaagaaagagagatgtgCCATGTATGAAAGATGTGTGTACAGTAGATGTACATTTAAGTTTTATTCTGGTCCAATTATGTTGGTCCTCCGAAGAGGGGAGGTGGTGGATGggccaataaaaaataaataataataataacaaatagTTGTAGTGATTACTTTTATTTTTGCTTTAACAATATTTCCTGGTTTAGACTGTACAAAAACTAAATATATTACCAATTGACATATATTGTATATGAGCTATGACACTTAACCTTACTGTTTATAACACAGCTATAAAACCACAATGATGATGACATAATCAAAACATGCTGTACTTAACGTCAGCGTTGGTGGTGTTTCTGAATTAGTTTGTCAAGGCTGTTGAATGCACAAAGCACAAAGTCCACTCTTTACATCCATCACTGAAGGGATCCACACTCAGCATTCCACCAGGCAGTCGATATCAATACCCATAGATAACTGGAAACGAatagtgtaaaaaaataaaaaataaacatttaaacgAATAAAACCATGGTTTTAGGTGGGCTCAAACTTATTGTGATGACAATGGTCATTTGACTGAAGCTGTAATACTGAAGAATACACACATATACCTCACCTCCGGTGTTGGTTGGATTAGGCAGTGGTCTCCTGATGTTCACAAAACAGACAAAATAGAAATCGACATGACATGATGAGAATTacaataaaaaataatatttttttggtAAGGGGAAAATCATCCTCTGTTGTGCGTGTTGTTCCCCTTTCAATATATTATTGGTTTGCCCCCCCCCGAAAAAACCAAACATTTATTGATAAAATCACACTCACCTGGTGATAGATGGAGCCATTTGGGTGACTGATGGTGCTATGGGGACCCTCTGACTGCCGTAGAAGTTATCATACAGAATAGGAGCTGAGAAGTGAGGACCGAGCAGGTCAAGGGGTGAGTAGTGAGTACAACTACAATAAACAACTAGACTGTCAAGGAGGGGGGCCCGGACACGAATAACAAGGCTAATGCCTACATAAAAGTATCAAGGATGACACACACGCCCTTAAGATGacctataatgtactgtaatgtgccTGTTGTTTTCTTTGGATGACAAAGCGGACCCGTGAAGAGTGAGGAACTGTACCTGGTGGTTTATCCCCAGTCCGTCTGAGGTTCACAAAGTGTTCAATGTCCTCCTGTATGTCGCAATGTTCAAGAGACTTCCTCACTTCCTCATATAGctgaacacacagacaaacaagtTAGAAACAAGCAATATGGAAGGTCCCTTACAGCCACAATCCTTCACGCTATTCTTTGCGTAtcatttacaacaacaaaaaattaacaTTGACTACCAGTAAGTAACTACTGCAGATTGCACCTTGATGAGTCCCTAGGAAATAAAGCATTTGAAGTGTGACTTTACCTCATCGCTGgtgacacactgctgggagagctGGTTGAGATGAGTCCACACCATGTTCCTTAGAGTGTTAATCCTCTCAACTTCCTGCTTCTCAAATACCTGGATGTAACAGAGCACTAAATGGTATACgatgccttcaaaaagtattcatttttgttgttttgttgttacagcttgaattcaagatggattatttaattttttttaattctcaccaatctacacacaatacccctaacGACAAAGTGTAAACATGTTTTTACAAATGTCAGCAAATTTAgtgaaaataaaatacataaaaaaCGCGCTTACATCAGTATTTACAATCCTGAGACAATACTtggtagaagcacctttggcaacgattacagcagtgtgagtctctaagagctttccacacctggattgttcgACATTTGCCCAAAAAGTGAATGGCATTGCCACATTTttttttcagtattactttagtgccctgTTATAAAgaggatacatgttttggaaaCATTTTATTCTGTACAGCAGGGTTGCctaaactcggtcctcgggactCCAAGGGGTTGCGTTTTGATTTTTGCACTAGCACtatacagctgattcaaataatcaactaatcattatgtgttgatcatttgaatcagctgtgtagagtTAGGGCAAAAAAACAGCTGTATAGAGTTAgggcaaaaaaacaaaatgtgcaccccttggggtcccgaggactgAGGTTAGGATACActgctgtacaggcttccttcttttccctcagtcaaaaaaaaaaatatcaaaatcaaatgtatttatatagcccttcgtacatcagctgatatctcaaagtgctgtacagaaacccagcctaaaaccccaaacagcaagcaatgcaggtgtaaaagcacggtggctaggaaacactccctagaaaggccaaaaccagtcaattaggttagtattgtggagtaactacaatgttgttgatccatcctctgttTTTTTCCTATCACAGTCAATAAACTCTGTAACGGTTGCCATTGGCCTCATGgcgaaatccctgagcggtttccttcttgTCCGGCATAGTACAAATATTACAAATAATGTACAAGTAATACAGTATTCAACTAACAAACCAACAAAAATACTCTGATGCTTTCTGGCCCTTACCTCGCATGCTTTGACATGCTCCTTCTGCCAGTCCTCCCTGATTCTTCCCAGCGCAGTCACATTCTGCATGTATAGCCTGTCTGGGATTCCAATCAGAGAACATACATCTTTGGAGACCATACTATCAGCACATAACCTAGATGATGATTTGTGGTTTCCCCTGTTTATGGTGGACAAGAGTCAAAAGGGATAATAGGTTGTCATTCTTACCAGCTACCTCAGCATTCATTTTTGCTTGATTTGTTCTCGCAAATAGCTGAAAGATGACAAGGAAAAACACTGAGGACATATTCGGTACTTTATGTAACCCTTCCTTGTGTTCAGGTCGTTACTTTacttattttcttttcttttaaGTGTACAGTAAAAGTATGTCGTCATATTGGAACATGTCCACTTCACAAACGGTGTACAAGCTAGATAGCCGTGTTCTTCCTGTGGTCAGTGTAGGCCTAATTCTTGCGGTCTAATTCCTGTGGTCAAAATAGGCCTGCTGTTTCCTTAGCTCAACAGATTCTCATGGCTCACTCAGCTCATTTAGTGTCGCCagcatttttgtttctttttgaagCCCCCAAGCAGTCTTTTTAATGACATGTTTAAATCATCACTGTATGTCTAATAAATCACTGTGTGTTTATTTCACAAAAATAAACACAAAATAGGCTTTTTTTTAATCATTTATTTCCCTGAGCCTCCTTTTGCCATTGAAATGCTCAGTCTGATTGTGTGGGCGTGTTGATACAAATGTGAACACAGTATATTGACATACACAGCCCTGTTTGGAGGACTCTAGACTAGAGCCTACCCCACTTATCCCTTCAAAGTAGCAGGATACATGTAAGAGATAATTCATGTGGGGCTATTcgttctatggaaaataatgaatGACGAATCCCATTAAACAATGCCAATAAGTTTTTTTAAATtcgacttttgctttcaaaagcagtccaaacatagaacatgtaagaatgaaatatagccattgaattctaccgtgTTGATATACCGTGCATTAGAAGGGAAATAATGCACGGTCTAAAaagcccttcaagccaatcacaAACGAGTATTCAACAATGAATTGGTGTAAATGCAAATGAAAGATGACTGCTCATTGGTCAGAATAATCAGATCAGATTGGGATGACATGCGGTGGGACAAAAATACCATCCCACttgaacaggctgaaatttcaagtgttttttttctttcaaaaagcACTAAAAGAGCATTATCATGATTTTCACAAATTCAGAGTGTTTCGACCCCATTGTGTTGAAatattgtttttaaaaaaaacaggaaaaccaccattttgactgcactgtcacgttcatgttttttaatattttttttatacagtGAATAAGTTATGGAGATGGGGGAGATAGAGGAGAAGGACATAGAATGGAAAGTGGTGCAGTCAGGGTTTGAAACTTTGCCTCCGGGACAATGTGTGGTCCGTTTCTCTGAAGCTTACCTTTTCCTGCTGCTTGGCGTTACTGGTGCTTGCATTTCGGTTCATGTTCTGTTCTGCTTCCTCTTTGTCTCGACACTTTTGCTCATATGTCTTCTTTGACTTTGGTTAACGACATAGAATAACAGGGGAAGTGGGGTTACACGTCTGAATGTGTGAAAACGCTTTACTGACTATGCTATTCTTCACTGAACGACTGACAACAGGAAAGTCTCTAAAACATTGTCACTTGTTTGAAGTCAACTACCACAGTGTTGGTTCTGTCAATTGCTGCTACCATAGGGAAAAAAACTGAGGTCTGATATGATGGTGTTACCTTGAGTGCTGAAGTCTCACAAACCATAGAACCCATTTAACAACCTGTGTTCATACCGCAGCAATATCCCCCACCACCAAGCAGAGAACAGGATAACATGACAGCACATTATAAAgcacaagccccccccccccccccccccccccgcagcagCACTGGCCAGCTCGTGGTCTAGGACGGATGGGAGATACTGTCCAGTTACATCAACAGCGATATGAACCACAGGTAAAGTATCCCGGTTCCAGCCGAGACACAGACCAAGGGTGAGAGAAACAGCACAGTTCCAGCAGAGATATGCACCACAGCGATACTATGCAACCCCAAACCGTGCCCATATGAGAAGGTGCTTCCACTGCCATCAGAGCAGATCAGATAAGTACTGCCAGCACTGCTACAGATGTGGGAGCAGCGACCACTTCCTGGCAGGCTGTTGGTTTAGAAGAAACAAGGCCAACCAAAGAGGTTCCTTTAAAACGAAGACAGGTTGCCCCTGTGGAACAGGGAGTAATCAGTCACACAGACACGTCCCAACACTGTACAACCTGTGGAATGAGAGAAAAGGGCCATGCACTGCAACAGTGCCCATCCTGTAAGAAAACACTCTACTGTTCGAGAGAACGGCAAAATGAACTCTGGGCTGAACACCGGAAATACTGCACACAGAGACGAATGGTGAAAGACTACGTGCATGACCTGATAGCACAGGGTTGGGTGGAGAAGTCCAACTCTCCTTACTCTTCCCCAGTCGTATGTGTAAGTAAAAAGGACGGTAGCTTACAACTGTGCACAGACTACAGGGAGCTGAACAGGAAGACTCACCCTGACCGCCAGCCAATACACAGAGTACAGGATATCATGGACAGCCTTGGAGGACATTCCTGATTTTCACTCTTGGATCAGGGAAAAGCATATCACCAAGGGTTCATTGCAAAGGAAAGCAAGCCCATGACAGCCTTTGTGAGCCCCTGGGGACTGTATGAGTGGGTTCGGATTCCGTTTGGACTCATGAATGCACCCGCAGCCTTCCAGCGCTGTATGGAGGAATGTTTGGATGGCTTGACAGATGAGATCTGTATCCTGTATCTGGACGACAACCTCGTCTTCAGCAAGACCTTTGAGAACCATATCGACATCCTTAGAAAAGTACTACAGAGACTAAGAGTTTATGGGATAAAGCTGAAGCCCAGAAAGTGTGAGATATTCACAGCGGAGGGATCGCTCTTTAGGGAGAATAGTGTCTGCCCGAGGGAAGCAAAATCGATCCAGCTGATACTGCAGCAGTCAGAGCTCTGAAGGACAAAACACCAAGTACACGAGAAGAGTTCAGAGGAACCATGGGGTTGCTGAGCTACTATAGGCAATGCATCAAAGACTTCTCACGCATTGCTAGCCCCCTCTACAACCTGCTCACAATGTCTCCTGAGAAGTTACAGGTACACACAACAAAGCAAAGAAATGGTAGACAAAGGGGGAAACAAGAGGATTGCCCTCTCACAAATCAATGACGTGGACTGATACGCTTCAACAGATAATGGAGCGGCTGATAGACCGTTTAGTACAGCCTCCTGTGCTCGGTTTCCCAGACTTCTCGAAGCCGTTTATCATTCACACAGACGCGTCAGACAAAGGTTTAGGAGCTGTGTTGTATCAGAAACAAGACACAAAAAAAACTGCGTATGATAGCCTATGCATCTCGGACCTTGACTGCACCTGAGAAAAACTACCATTTCCACTCAGGAAAATGTGAGTTTCTAGCCCTGTACTGGTCAATCACAGTAAAGTTCCGATTACTTGTACTGTGCACCGACCTTCACAGCCTACAGTGACAACAATCCGCGTACCTACGTCTTGTCGACCGCCAAGCTGGAACGCAACGGAGTGCGTATGGGTTGCAGAACTCGCCAATTTCCATTTCACTATCAGATATGGTCCAGGCAAAGAGAACATTGACGCTGATCGTTTGTCCAGAATGCCAAATAGACATCGAAACACTGATGACAGAATGTTCAGAGGAGTTGAAATCGATGCACAACAAGACTCAAACATATCCTGGTCAATGGCAGTCTCCGCTGTGTATGCAGCAACAACAGAAACCAGATCCATCATGCCTTTCTCAAAAGCAGAGGTGGTGACAGGTACAAAGAGAAGGTGAGAGCATCGGCCCAGTGATGGAACACAAACTGTCAAGTTCAAAACCAAAAGGGCAAGAACCGGAAACATTCAACACGAAAAGCAGATGTCTTCTTCAAGAGTGAGACAAGCTCAACTTGGATGAGCGTGGTATCCTCCATCGCAAGACactatggggtatcgtgtgtaggccagtgacaaaaaaaatctctgtttaatccattttaaattcaggctgtaacacaacaacatgtggaaaaggtcaatgggtgtgaatactttctgaaggcactgtatgtaataATAAAATGTACtaacttttttattttaccctttttttctccccaatttcgtggtatccaattgttttagtagctactatcttgtctcatcgctacaactcccgtacgggctcgggagagacgaaggttgaaagtcatgcgttctccgatacacaacccaacaaagccgcactgcttcttaacacagcgccatccaacccggaagccagccgcaccaatgtgtcggaggaaacaccgtgcacctggcaaccttggttagcgcgcactgtgcccggcccgccacaggagtcactggtgcgcgatgagacaaggatttccctaccggccaaaccctccctaacccggacgactctagaccaattgtgcgtcgccccatggacctcccggtcgcggacggtt includes:
- the LOC115127122 gene encoding proline-serine-threonine phosphatase-interacting protein 2-like isoform X2: MRELHFKDCFWNRDFTGTGGYESIIQHLNDGKKTCKEIEDFMKARASIEEKYAKELLGLSKKVCGCNEMNTLKRSLDVFKLQTEHVSLSHLQLAQTMRDEAKKLGDFRERQKEARKKVEQQMDALHKQRATQFKKTMESKKTYEQKCRDKEEAEQNMNRNASTSNAKQQEKLFARTNQAKMNAEVADRLYMQNVTALGRIREDWQKEHVKACEVFEKQEVERINTLRNMVWTHLNQLSQQCVTSDELYEEVRKSLEHCDIQEDIEHFVNLRRTGDKPPAPILYDNFYGSQRVPIAPSVTQMAPSITRRPLPNPTNTGGELSMGIDIDCLVEC
- the LOC115127122 gene encoding proline-serine-threonine phosphatase-interacting protein 2-like isoform X1; the protein is MRELHFKDCFWNRDFTGTGGYESIIQHLNDGKKTCKEIEDFMKARASIEEKYAKELLGLSKKVCGCNEMNTLKRSLDVFKLQTEHVSLSHLQLAQTMRDEAKKLGDFRERQKEARKKVEQQMDALHKQRATQFKKTMESKKTYEQKCRDKEEAEQNMNRNASTSNAKQQEKLFARTNQAKMNAEVADRLYMQNVTALGRIREDWQKEHVKACEVFEKQEVERINTLRNMVWTHLNQLSQQCVTSDELYEEVRKSLEHCDIQEDIEHFVNLRRTGDKPPAPILYDNFYGSQRVPIAPSVTQMAPSITRRPLPNPTNTGGEVYLSMGIDIDCLVEC
- the LOC115127122 gene encoding proline-serine-threonine phosphatase-interacting protein 2-like isoform X4, yielding MKARASIEEKYAKELLGLSKKVCGCNEMNTLKRSLDVFKLQTEHVSLSHLQLAQTMRDEAKKLGDFRERQKEARKKVEQQMDALHKQRATQFKKTMESKKTYEQKCRDKEEAEQNMNRNASTSNAKQQEKLFARTNQAKMNAEVADRLYMQNVTALGRIREDWQKEHVKACEVFEKQEVERINTLRNMVWTHLNQLSQQCVTSDELYEEVRKSLEHCDIQEDIEHFVNLRRTGDKPPAPILYDNFYGSQRVPIAPSVTQMAPSITRRPLPNPTNTGGEVYLSMGIDIDCLVEC
- the LOC115127122 gene encoding proline-serine-threonine phosphatase-interacting protein 2-like isoform X5, yielding MNTLKRSLDVFKLQTEHVSLSHLQLAQTMRDEAKKLGDFRERQKEARKKVEQQMDALHKQRATQFKKTMESKKTYEQKCRDKEEAEQNMNRNASTSNAKQQEKLFARTNQAKMNAEVADRLYMQNVTALGRIREDWQKEHVKACEVFEKQEVERINTLRNMVWTHLNQLSQQCVTSDELYEEVRKSLEHCDIQEDIEHFVNLRRTGDKPPAPILYDNFYGSQRVPIAPSVTQMAPSITRRPLPNPTNTGGEVYLSMGIDIDCLVEC
- the LOC115127122 gene encoding proline-serine-threonine phosphatase-interacting protein 2-like isoform X3, giving the protein MRELHFKDCFWNRDFTGTGGYESIIQHLNDGKKTCKEIEDFMKARASIEEKYAKELLGLSKKVCGCNEMNTLKRSLDVFKLQTEHVSLSHLQLAQTMRDEAKKLGDFRERQKEARKKVEQQMDALHKQRATQFKKTMESKKTYEQKCRDKEEAEQNMNRNASTSNAKQQEKLFARTNQAKMNAEVADRLYMQNVTALGRIREDWQKEHVKACEVFEKQEVERINTLRNMVWTHLNQLSQQCVTSDELYEEVRKSLEHCDIQEDIEHFVNLRRTGDKPPAPILYDNFYGSQRVPIAPSVTQMAPSITRRPLPNPTNTGVIYGY